From one Musa acuminata AAA Group cultivar baxijiao chromosome BXJ2-6, Cavendish_Baxijiao_AAA, whole genome shotgun sequence genomic stretch:
- the LOC135615233 gene encoding protein trichome birefringence-like 26, whose product MANGWEVDAEEEPRISHGERLFNLLLILLGSALLIAFSCHLLFPYVTPDSFSSEKEECDLFSGKWIQDASGPAYSNTSCSFISYPQDCLTNGRPDTGYLYWRWKPYDCNLSLMDARKFLNIMRNKSLAFIGDSICRNQMESLLCLLSKVEEALLVYHDENFQSKTWYLPSHNVTLGLIWAPFLIKSTEDSSKNDIQLYLDVLDDTWTSQYQKYNYIVLSGGQWFLKETIFWENNTVVGCHYCTGKSLRELGMDYSYRRALRLVFHFMNVSEHKPLIVLRTWTPSHFEHGQGNSEGVCNRRKPYREREYTADPADAIMRTVEVEEFQEGLKNGLRLVLLDTYHLALLRPDGHPGPYREFHPDISKKLQNDCLHWCLPGPIDTWNELLMTILMSDEELKSTLCTNWMIVPL is encoded by the exons ATGGCCAATGGGTGGGAGGTGGACGCCGAAGAAGAGCCTCGTATCTCCCACGGTGAAAGGTTGTTCAACTTGCTACTCATTCTCTTGGGGTCTGCGTTGCTCATAGCTTTCTCCTGTCACCTTCTCTTCCCCTACGTGACCCCTGACAGCTTCTCTTCTGAGAAAG AAGAATGCGATCTTTTTTCTGGCAAATGGATTCAGGATGCTTCAGGTCCAGCTTACAGTAACACAAGCTGCAGTTTCATATCTTATCCTCAAGACTGTTTGACAAATGGTCGGCCTGATACTGGCTACCTTTACTGGAGATGGAAACCATATGATTGTAATTTATCTTTGATGGACGCAAGGAAGTTCTTGAATATTATGAGGAACAAATCTTTAGCATTTATTGGTGATTCAATTTGCCGCAACCAGATGGAGTCATTGCTTTGCCTTCTCTCAAAG GTCGAAGAAGCTCTTCTGGTTTATCATGATGAAAATTTTCAATCCAAAACATGGTACCTCCCTTCGCACAACGTCACGCTAGGACTGATCTGGGCTCCTTTTCTGATCAAATCTACTGAAGATAGTTCCAAGAATGATATACAGCTTTATCTTGATGTCCTCGATGATACTTGGACTAGCCAATATCAAAAGTACAACTATATAGTGTTGTCCGGTGGACAGTGGTTCCTCAAAGAAACCATATTTTGGGAGAACAACACAGTTGTTGGCTGCCACTACTGCACAGGGAAGAGCCTGAGGGAACTTGGAATGGACTACTCTTATCGCAGAGCACTTCGGTTAGTCTTCCACTTCATGAACGTGTCAGAACACAAGCCCCTCATAGTTTTGAGAACCTGGACTCCGAGCCACTTTGAGCATGGGCAAGGGAACAGTGAGGGGGTGTGCAACAGAAGAAAACCGTACAGAGAGCGTGAGTATACTGCTGATCCAGCGGATGCAATAATGAGAACTGTGGAGGTAGAGGAGTTCCAGGAAGGATTGAAGAACGGCCTGCGGCTTGTGCTCCTTGATACTTACCATCTTGCGCTGCTGAGACCCGACGGCCATCCAGGACCATACAGAGAGTTCCACCCTGACATCAGCAAGAAGCTCCAGAATGACTGTCTTCACTGGTGCTTGCCTGGGCCAATTGATACCTGGAATGAATTGCTCATGACGATTCTGATGAGTGACGAAGAACTGAAGTCTACTCTCTGTACAAATTGGATGATTGTACCACTTTGA